CGGTCCGGTCGTCGCCGCATCAAAACCGCCCGGTAGGATGCCGAACGCGGTCAGGACACTCTCACGCGATGCCTTCCAATTCTGGGTTGCCATAGAGGCTTCGAGATTCGGGGTCAGCCCCTGCGGCCTCCAGTCGCCATTGGGGACAACAACGCCGCGGTGATCACCCCAGTAAGCAACAGCGCATCTGACGTTTCTACCCCCCACAAGCCCACTGATTTTATCCGATAAATCAGCTCCCGTAAGAAATTCACTCATTTACTCTCATTCTGTCCATGATGTCGAACCTCCGCCTTATCCCCCCACCTTGCCAGATACCACTCCATCTCCTGCCGCCCTCCGGCGCGGAAGCGCACCATCAATGAGCCGTCCTCCAGCCTCTCCATCTCCTGCTTCGGATGGAACTGATATGTCGCGGCCTCCTCGGCTACTTCCGGCAGGAACCGCCATTCGACGTCGAATGGCTCTTCCCGCCAGATACCGAAGCTTTCCGCCAGCCAGTCCTGCAGATCGAAATCCTCGGGTCGTTCATAGGCATCCTGATCAAGCACGATCCGTTCAAAACCGGCCAATGCGAACAGACGCAGGTCGTCCTGATATTCGCTCCAGGCCAGAAGATATTGCCGCCCGTCGCCGAACAGCAATGCGATCGGACCAAGACGAGTATTGCGCGACAGTTTCCCCGAGCCGCGCGCGCGGTGGTCGGCGCTGATCATCTGCCCGGCAAGGATCGCCTCGCGCAAGGCCGACAGGATTTCCGGCGCGATACGCTCGCGCGGGCCGGGGCGGAAGGCGACGCCGTCGGCCATCAGTTGCGCCTCGAGGTCGGGGGCCAGGCGGTTGCGACGCGGGCCGGTCAGTTGCGCCTGGACCTTGGCGATCAGTCGCTCCAGCACATCCGCCGTGCCCAGATCGCCCTCGCGCCGGACCAGCGCCAATGCCCGATGCGCGGCGGCCAGTTCGTCCAGTGTCACCTCTTCCATCCGCCCCAGCGTGCCCGGCGGAAAGCGCCAGCGTTTCTGGCCGCGTTCCTCGATCACCTCGTCCAGTTGCGGATAGACGTTCATCACGGCGTCGCGCATCCGTTCGGCCGTGCGGCGGCTGACGGCGAATTCCGACCCGATTTCGGCCAGCGACACCCCTTCGGCGGATCGCTGCATCATCAGCGCCAGCCGCAGAAGATCCTCGTGCCGACCGTATCGTGTCATCGCCGCCCCCTGCTTTTTTAGCAGCTTGGCCCGAGGGTTGCGGGGCGTCAACGCGCAAAGCCGATGGGCCGGGTTACCCCTTCCTTCGCCTCGACTTCGTGGGCAAGCTGGAAAAGGATGGCGCGAGGATTACTCTCACCCAGCGCACGCATCCGGCGGGCGGTATTGGCGAAATCTCCGGGCGTCAGCCGGTCCAGCGCCATCAGCCCCGCCGGAGCCTCGCCACCGAAATGCGCGGCCCAGGCCAGCGGCAGTTGCGCGGGCGAAAGCCAGTCGAAGCGGATGCGGAAGGTGAAGCGACGCTGCGTTGCCGGGTCAAGTTTCTCGGCGAAATTGGTGGTGCAGACGAAGGGCAGGGGGTGGCTTTCCATCCAGGTCAGCATCTCGTTCACCTGAGAAACCTCCCAGTTGCGATGGGCG
The Paracoccus alcaliphilus DNA segment above includes these coding regions:
- a CDS encoding helix-turn-helix transcriptional regulator is translated as MTRYGRHEDLLRLALMMQRSAEGVSLAEIGSEFAVSRRTAERMRDAVMNVYPQLDEVIEERGQKRWRFPPGTLGRMEEVTLDELAAAHRALALVRREGDLGTADVLERLIAKVQAQLTGPRRNRLAPDLEAQLMADGVAFRPGPRERIAPEILSALREAILAGQMISADHRARGSGKLSRNTRLGPIALLFGDGRQYLLAWSEYQDDLRLFALAGFERIVLDQDAYERPEDFDLQDWLAESFGIWREEPFDVEWRFLPEVAEEAATYQFHPKQEMERLEDGSLMVRFRAGGRQEMEWYLARWGDKAEVRHHGQNESK